Part of the Streptomyces sp. NBC_01353 genome, ATCAAGGTCGGCGGCATCGTCTCCATGACCACCGCGAGCGGCTACTCCAAGAAGGACACCGACCTCGGCGCCAAGGCGCGCTACGACCGGGCCAACGCCGAGGGCGGTGTCAACGGGCGCAGGATCGACTATCTGGGCGCCGAGGACGACGGCCAGGACCCGGCCAGGAACCTGGCGGCGGCCCGCAAGCTCGTCCAGCAGGACAAGGTGTTCGCCGTCTCCCCCATGAGCTCGGTCACCTTCGCCGGAGCGGACTTCCTCAACGGCCAGAAGGTGCCCACCGTGGGCTGGGGCACGCTCCCCTCGTTCTGCGGTCCGGCGCACATCTACGGCTTCAACGGCTGCCTCGTCCCGACCCCGGGCGGCACCCTCAACCAGACCTGGCCCGAGGGGCTCGCCACCGTCCTCGGCGGGGCGCGCGGCAAGTCGGTGGCGCTGATCGCCGGCGACAACGACGCCGGCAAGTTCGGCATCCGTACCTTCACCCAGGGTTTCAAGGCGGCAGGCTTCCAGGTCTCGTACGCCAAGGCCGCGGTGCCCGCGACCTCGATGCCCAGCGACTGGTCCGCGTACACGAAGGAGATCCTCCGCTCGGGCCCCGGCGGCGGCGCGCCCGACGCCGTCGTCTCCGTGATGCAGACCCCGTACAACATCGGTCTGTTCACCGCGCTCAAGCGGTCCGGCTACAAGGGTGTCATCTCCGACCCGACCGACTACGACCCCGGGCTGCTCGCGAAGGACGCGACACGGCAGGCGCTCGACGGGGTGCACGTACTGCTGCAGTTCCAGCCGTTCGAGGCGGACAGCCCCGCGATGCGCCAGTTCAAGGAGGACATCGAGAAGGCCTCGGGCGGGAAGGCCGTTCCGCTCAACATGCACATGCTGACCGGCTACATGAGCGCCGATCTCTTCCTCTCGATCGCCGCGAAGGCCGGAAAGGACCTGACCGTGGAGTCCTTCCAGAAGGCCGCAGCCGGCTTCTCCGACACCGGAA contains:
- a CDS encoding ABC transporter substrate-binding protein, coding for MPRPLRTIAAAFALLLVTACNSASSGGSTATSSARGVTADTIKVGGIVSMTTASGYSKKDTDLGAKARYDRANAEGGVNGRRIDYLGAEDDGQDPARNLAAARKLVQQDKVFAVSPMSSVTFAGADFLNGQKVPTVGWGTLPSFCGPAHIYGFNGCLVPTPGGTLNQTWPEGLATVLGGARGKSVALIAGDNDAGKFGIRTFTQGFKAAGFQVSYAKAAVPATSMPSDWSAYTKEILRSGPGGGAPDAVVSVMQTPYNIGLFTALKRSGYKGVISDPTDYDPGLLAKDATRQALDGVHVLLQFQPFEADSPAMRQFKEDIEKASGGKAVPLNMHMLTGYMSADLFLSIAAKAGKDLTVESFQKAAAGFSDTGTLVGDRAEPKGQKESFGCGALVRLKNGRYEVAVPFKCYPPIPFG